DNA from Plasmodium cynomolgi strain B DNA, chromosome 12, whole genome shotgun sequence:
GGGAGGGGCTCACCAAACGGGAGGGGCTCACCAAACGGGAGGGGAACTCCAAACGGGAGGGGAACTCCAAGCGCTCTTCACAGTAGAGCATCCCCAAACGGCGCAGCGGAGGGGCAGACCAACCAGGTTAACGTCCAAACTGACTTGCTAAGCGGACAGCCAGACGAGCCATCTTCCCAAATGGACCAGCTAATCGCTCAACCCAACCAGCTCACCTCACTCAGCAGCAACTCCCCGAACAAACACAACGAACAGGAACCAAAACACACGGCGGTCAAAAAAACAggtatcgaaaaaaaaaaagttaaacagTCCTACAATAACTCGGAAAATTTACCCACCGGTGTGTATTTCTATCAAGGCTCATATGTAGCCAATTGGTGGGAAACACAACAAAAGAAGCAATTCAAAgttccttttaaaatatcGGAGCATGGAATAGCAAGAGCCAAAAATCTAGCCATCATTTCCAGAATTATCAGATCATCCTCTGTGCAAGAAgtcaatttaattttatctcAAATCgagcaaacaaaaaacatCACAAAGTTGAACTATGCTGCCATTGCTGCTTTAgcttttaaatatataacccCCCCTCCGAAAAAGGAGTAATCATCTGATGGGGACTTTATTCTATCCGAACATGAGTCGAGTGTCATACGGGTGTATCCACACTCACACACacccttctgcttcttcatctATGGTGCAAAGTTCAGGCAGATCCCCAGATTAGACCCAGCGCGTTTGCTCGTAAAATTGTGCATCCATTTGAGCGACCTGGCGTAGATACCCGTTTCAGGCGGGAGTTTTTACAAATGGACTAATTAAGCAATGCTGGGGttgtgtgctttttttattttatttttatttttttatttttacttttttatttttacttttttatttttattttttcatttttcccatttaccCTCCGAATTAACAAATTCGTGCGTTTTTCAATTAAAGGAAGAGCCAAAATAGCGTTATTctgcacattttgaaaaatcccCAGCCCCTCTTTAATGCATTTCACCTAAGCTTTTACCGGCCCTTCCATTCGTCACGTTGCTCCttgtttttgtgtgtgcGTTGTTGCTTGCTCCCCATTCGCTCCTCCAGCATGCTTGCACGCGCAAATCTGCATCCAAAGTTAGCAGAAAAGGGGCGCGCACAtctacatgtgcatgtatatgcacgtatgtatgtatgcatgtatgtatgcatgtatgtttttttttttttttcacccccctcTCTTTAAGGCGAATGTCTGAATGTGCGCTACCGCGCCCCATTTGCACTACAGCGTAAAAGTTGCTGTGGCACATGGGGGCGCCCCCTGCGTGTATCCTCGTGCCTACCCAATAGGTAAGTGcgctgtttgttttttttacccctttttaagtaaaatttaAAGACCAAGAATTTTTAAACGTATGTACCTGTTACACACACATCAAGCTTATCCCTCTTGAATGTGCCCATGTGTGAACATACGCGCTGTTTCCTACGACTCCACACCATGCATCTCCGAGTTTGCAAGTGGACGGAGCGCAGGATTGCCAATTCGTAAGCTCCACATATCGTAGCTGCGTTTTTACGCACTATGCTTTTCATTTCAATTATAGTTACAAATAAGGAAAAGCGAGGTAAATCTACTAGGTACGATGTTGTTCCTCTTTCCACTCTGTGTAGacacaaaaattttgcaaatgtttAGATAAACTGCTTCAATTATCCATTAGTAATAATGCCCCCTTGGAGCCAAACCGAAATGGCTAATTggcttcctttcttttttgaaaaaaaaaaaattttttaagtaaatgcACATTTGTCCCATTTAATGCTCCGCACAGTTACCAAATCGGATGGTACATAAAACATagcgaaataaaatttcttgtAAATGCGAGACCGCTTCCGCGCTGTGCTTAGCTGCCACAGTTGTATTCCCCCCTTCTAGCcgctcccccttttgctgcccctttttcttttccgctGCTTGCACACATTAACCGCGAGCACTGCTGCGGCGGCGTAACTAGCCAAACGGGCGACAGAGAAACTTCCAATTTGTCCATCTCTCGCTCTATCAGACTTGTTCACCCTCTTTAAATTTACAGTAATAAGGGTGAGCGCCATACAGGTGTAACACAGGCAAAGAGAGTCCTGAGCtacacttctcccccccgtgGCACTCCAACATGGAGGACTTCCTGACAAAGCTGAAGAAAATATCTGAGCAGTACAACAACCTGctactggaaaaaaagataatcGACAAGCGGATCGCGAACATCGGAGAAAATATACGCAAATATGAAGAGACAAAGGAAAAGTCCCTGAAGGACGTGGAGCTGAAGAAAAACCAGCTGTTAAAGAACAGAAATAAACACATAATAATGTGCCAGAAAATGGAACAGCTAAACGGAAAGCTGAACGAAATACTCATAAGAAAGCAAAGCAtagatgatgatgaagaaaaaaaagtgataaaaaaacaaatcgacACAGTTAACAACACATATGTTTTGCTGAAGCATGTCCAAAATTTAAATGACGCAATGCTTAAGGACGAAGGCAATCGCTActataaattaattacagAAAATATACACAGCAAAAGCTTCAGTAATAAGAAAACGCTGAATATACTCAACAGCTTCTTGCGCAAAAGTGGGGCCAACATCCAGGAGAGGGGCATCAACGGGGGCAAATCCTCCGCAAGTGCCTCAGCAAATGCCTCAGCAAATACCTCAGCAAACACCACCGCAAACTCCACCGCAAACTCCtgcacaaattattttaaaatcattCAAACGAATGACATTGTCCAAAAGCTGCTAACCCTTTTTTCGGGAGACCACACCACCCTAACGATCGATAAGCAGCAATTCCTGTTTGTCCTCCTGATGAACATTTTGCGCAAAATCGCCTGCAGCAGCGAAAGAGCCATTCCTCCTGAAGAATGCAACTCGAGCAACCACGtcatttacaattttttgcacaacaATTATATAATGCATTTGTGAGTCATCCACGGTGAGTAGCGCTCTTCACGCGAATCCACATTTTGTGTATCTCTGTGCCCCTCCACATTTGCGTCTTCACATGTAGTCCACTTCTCCACTACTCTTTGAGGGGGTAGAACCAAGGTAACGTACCAACTCGAAAAATAAGtatcaaaaaggggaaaacaaaataggaacaaaaaaaaaaaaaaatcgccatTTTGTGGTCACATAACTGCGATGCTAGACTAACTCCACCCACCTCATTCCGCTTACCCCTAAGGGTcatcccttcctttttttttttccacgtacTAAAGATACTTCTCCTGCCTACGCTGTTTACGGTTATAATGGAGAGGGTAAAATTCATCCCTCCTTTCAGCAAAAAGATATTTACCTGAACTGTTCAGAACGTACAACGCAAAGTAGGTTCTTCCAAATTTCCTATTCCTTAACCCTATCATATTGTATACCCTCTGTGGCAGCATTTCAATCTCTTTCGGATATTCAATAAAGACAAGACAGTCAGGGTGGAACAGCTCACTGttggaaatattttgtatCAACTCACTGTacacaatttgttcatacgGTGGAGTGAAAAAAGCTAAGTGAAATTTCTGTCCCATATGAAACTTCAAAGGGCACTTTAACAACTCCATAGCATCTGCCCTTATTATTTGATTGTACGAATAGTTAATGTTGCATAGTTTTAAATTTTCGTAAATAGTTTTGCAGCTATTGAGTGATAAGTCTACAAAGGTCACGTGAGGTATGTCTCTCGAAATGCACTCGATACCCAGGTTCCCACTCCCACTGAACACGTCTAAGACGTTTATGGTGGAGTTACTGAATATTCCCAAGTGGGATAATATGCTAAACAGAGATTCCTTCACCTTACTCATCATTGGCCTGGTGTAAGTGTCAGGTGAGTATATCCTTCTGTTCTTAAGTTTCCCTTCATGAatgcttaaaattttttttttcttgtaatttatatttattgtttcGTTATATGTCTTTACTCTGCAGAATTTGTACTTGGACTTTATTTTGCTGTTTATTTGCCTTGTTATGTTTAGCCTTTCCTCCGGGATTCCATACtcgtccttttttatttctctcttCGTTTTCTTGCGCTTCCGGGGGGGTGCTTCCGCCATGCTGCTGGGTGCTTCTGCCCTATTGGTGGGTGCTTCCGCCATGCTGCTGGGTGCTTCTGCCCTATTGGTGGGATCCCCCCCTTgaacttcttcctcttcgacCGCCCCCACACCAACcgcatttccccttttcactcCGCACGCATGGCGAATGTTCCTTTCTGGCCGGTAGGTTCTCCCCCCCAAGGAGATGCCTCCTCCTGCGGTGAGATAACACCGTCTGCCTGCGCCAAACACATTTCTACCTTTGCCGTTCACCTTCCCCTTCCCTAAGGATGCATTCTTCACACACCACGCGTGGCCAAATTTTATACtcccattttggagaaaataaaatgtgacAATGATAAGAAACTCAAATGCCACAACTGTGAAGGGGCTCATTTGtcacaaaaataacaaatatagcaaatataacaaaagtaacaaaaataacaaaaaaaaaacgcccccCCTTCGTGCTCTCTTCATTCTGCACTAATCGTTGGAGAATCCCATTTCAAAAGTGGTCCAAACAGTTTCACCCAATTACCACCCCTTTTCATGTGAACGGAGAGGAAAGATCAAATTTCCGGCTAATTCAATGGAGCGCCTCAGCCGTTGCACCTCTCTCTGTACGTGATCGATCACCTCGTACCTTTCCTGAGGGGAATCCTTCCATGTAGAAATCGATTCGCATAAAATGGGTACTAATACGTTTAATTAAGCGAAAGGATTAACAGGTGGGAGTTGCTGGATGGGCAGTGCGGAGCGGGTTCAGCGCAGTGCTACCAAaatgagggggaaaataaaacggGGAAACGACGGAGATTGCGCCAAGCGGGTTATTGCGCCAAGCGGGTTGTTGCGCCAAAGGGATTACAGCGCCAAGCGGATTATTGCACCATccgctgaaaaaaaatataaaaaaacgacacAGCGCGACGCTCTCCCTTGTGCTTATTCACACAGATAAACTCACGCCATTTGAAGTAAGcaaaaaagccaaaaaattaaatccaAAATTTACGATTCATGTAAATTCTTCACGTAATGTGCAAACaggtaaaaagtgaaatgtgagcagtggagaaaaaatgctgaATCGAATTATCCCTATGTGTGCGTGGAGGGAAGTACATACCTCCATCCCCCTTCACGTATTGCAATGAAACAGATGCGTAAAAGGGAGGTAAATCAGTGAGCTAACAAACAGTTAACATAAagtgatgggaaaaaaaaaaaaaaaaaaaaaaaaaaatgacaattgTGGATTGGGCAAATGAAGCGGGACACGGAGGTGGTGTACTTCCGTGCGCAAGTACACTGCATTGGGGCAACCCCGGAGAGGCACGATAATTTGCTGTGCATAAAATTAGGGTCACGTCTCTTGTCCAGTTTTGAAGTACTCACATAACACGTTTTTGTTTACTCTCGTCCTGTTTGCTTCTCAACCTTTCGCTTAACTCTCTGTTCAGAAGGAAAGGATGATGTCCCCCCCAAAGAACAACCTCCCCTTCGCGTGCACCTCAAGAAGATAATCTTAAGGGTATATCCTTGGGACAGTCTTCTACAAAATGGGACGGTCCtccacaaaatgggacaGCCTTCTACAGAATGGGACAATCCCCTTTCACCCTGTTCCTACTTTCTGTGTGAAGCCCAACGCGCAAATGGcgcaaagggaagaaggtgATAAGAATGAGCAAATGGTCAGCACAGCATTGGGGGGAAGGCGTTCCACACGAGGGTGGACAAATGCAGAGGGTAGACAAATGCAGAGGGAAGGCGTTCCACACGAGGATAGACAAATGCAGAGGGAGTAACTCACCCCccacccccacacacacatgcaccCCTTTTCCCGTGCATCCCCCAAATCACAGAACACACATCAGATAAAATAACCCCCCTCGTCCTTACATCGACTCCATGGTGAAGTACCCAACtttgtatttattaattCCCCACTCGTATTTGAAATAAATATCTCCGATGCTGGtaaacaaatttgaataatctgcaaaaggggtaaaaatgaaaaggagaagtaaAAAGGGAGATGAACAATACAACACAAGGGAGTGCCCTCCAGTTGGCATAACAAGCAGAGAGCAGATCAACCATGTGTagttgcaaaataaaataaggtTAAATAAAGTATGACGTTCAGGGGAACGCCCTGGTGACCGCTCAAAACGTACAATATTTATAAGCCGGGATaacgaagaaaaagtaaaaattcaTTCCTGGAACCTGTGAGGGGGCCTTGACAACGAGCTTCTTCACCCCTGTGATGTAGTTAAAGGACAGACGCCAAGAAGGAACATCCGATGGAGGTTTCAGCTTCTTTCGACTAATCAAATTGGTCAATGATTCCATTAATATATCAGACAAGTTAGGTacttttgaaatttttaaaacgttgTTAGCCTCCAAGCTTATGTCGAATTGCAATATAGAATACTTACTGTAAAACTGATTATAAACTAAATTCACATCagacatgtatttttttatcgaaaAATTTTTGTCATCGTACCATTTTTCGAACTGCTTTCGTAACTTTACATAATTACAGATGCTAGGGGTActgcttttgcaaaatttgtaATATAAATTCCATTTAAATCTTTTTTCGAACGAGTCatcgaagaagaagtaaGCTTTGACTTCGTACCTACCGAGTACATCTACTTCCTTCAATTTGTATGACTTTTTATATCTGCGGGTAAATCGAACTACTTTTTTCTTGGCTGTTTTGATTAagctatttttcttttttgtgtcttGGGTTTTCCTGATGCTTTCCACACAAAGGGACAGCCatagcagcagtagcagcagcagtAGGTGCATGTGcatccttttcattttgctggtTTATCGGTTAGAGCAGCGAGAGATAGAGTTCACGGCGCCCCCTTTCTCCACGTGACAAATGCTGGAAATGGGAATTCAGTTGTTCCGCTGTGCCAAAGCTGTTGTCATTCAAGCTAGTGGGCGTCCTTCGATTggagcagaaaaaatggttcAAGACAGGGGAAACGCAGAGCGAGGGGGTTGGGTTTATGGTGAAATTTGTATACCGATCGTTTCGCCGCTTCGCCGTTCGCTGCTTCGCCGTTCGCTGCTTCGCCGTTTGCTACTTCGTCGTTCGGCGCTTCGTCCTGCGCTGCTTCGCCGTTCGCCACTTCACTGCATCCTTCTTCGTCGTGCCAACCCCCCTTCTCCCTGCTTCTCATCGCGTAGCACGCCGCACACTGGCCGAGCACTTCCATGCACGTAAAGCGCCGCAGGCGGAATGGCCAAAGtgggctaaaaaaaaaaaaaggcactttgGGGTTTTCCAATTGAGCCGTGCCCCCCACACATGGTTTCGCTGTAGAAATAGCGTCTCCTAGCAGTGGAACAAAAGAAAANNNNNNNNNNNNNNNNNNNNNNNNNNNNNNNNNNNNNNNNNNNNNNNNNNNNNNNNNNNNNNNNNNNNNNNNNNNNNNNNNNNNNNNNNNNNNNNNNNNNNNNNNNNNNNNNNNNNNNNNNNNNNNNNNNNNNNNNNNNNNNNNNNNNNNNNNNNNNNNNNNNNN
Protein-coding regions in this window:
- a CDS encoding hypothetical protein (putative) produces the protein MEDFLTKLKKISEQYNNLLLEKKIIDKRIANIGENIRKYEETKEKSLKDVELKKNQLLKNRNKHIIMCQKMEQLNGKLNEILIRKQSIDDDEEKKVIKKQIDTVNNTYVLLKHVQNLNDAMLKDEGNRYYKLITENIHSKSFSNKKTLNILNSFLRKSGANIQERGINGGKSSASASANASANTSANTTANSTANSCTNYFKIIQTNDIVQKLLTLFSGDHTTLTIDKQQFLFVLLMNILRKIACSSERAIPPEECNSSNH
- a CDS encoding methylase (putative), which gives rise to MSPFTVVAFEFLIIVTFYFLQNGSIKFGHAWCVKNASLGKGKVNGKGRNVFGAGRRCYLTAGGGISLGGRTYRPERNIRHAIHEGKLKNRRIYSPDTYTRPMMSKVKESLFSILSHLGIFSNSTINVLDVFSGSGNLGIECISRDIPHVTFVDLSLNSCKTIYENLKLCNINYSYNQIIRADAMELLKCPLKFHMGQKFHLAFFTPPYEQIVYSELIQNISNSELFHPDCLVFIEYPKEIEMLPQRVYNMIGLRNRKFGRTYFALYVLNSSGKYLFAERRDEFYPLHYNRKQRRQEKYL
- a CDS encoding hypothetical protein (putative); the encoded protein is MKRMHMHLLLLLLLLWLSLCVESIRKTQDTKKKNSLIKTAKKKVVRFTRRYKKSYKLKEVDVLGRYEVKAYFFFDDSFEKRFKWNLYYKFCKSSTPSICNYVKLRKQFEKWYDDKNFSIKKYMSDVNLVYNQFYSKYSILQFDISLEANNVLKISKVPNLSDILMESLTNLISRKKLKPPSDVPSWRLSFNYITGVKKLVVKAPSQVPGMNFYFFFVIPAYKYYYSNLFTSIGDIYFKYEWGINKYKVGYFTMESM